From Chryseobacterium joostei, the proteins below share one genomic window:
- the paaC gene encoding 1,2-phenylacetyl-CoA epoxidase subunit PaaC, translated as MNPLYNYLLKLADDSFIMGQRLSAWCGEGPYLEEDIALTNIALDELGQANNFYVYASRVIDNGKSEDDLAFLRYEHEYLNAHWVELPNEDYAQTILKVYVFAVYQKLMYEALSNSANEELSAIAQKSLKEVRYHYTHAASWMKIFAQGTEESKTRLEKAIEDIWEYTKGLFAKVDGEDDLAILNIVPNVDELYKDFVAITEKDFQDFGLEYPANPFMQPKSRTGYHTEYFGFILCELQYMQRAYPGCTW; from the coding sequence ATGAACCCATTATATAATTATTTATTAAAACTAGCAGACGACAGTTTCATTATGGGACAGCGTTTGTCTGCATGGTGCGGTGAAGGTCCTTATCTGGAGGAAGATATTGCATTAACGAACATTGCTTTGGATGAACTTGGACAGGCTAACAACTTTTACGTTTATGCTTCCAGGGTGATTGATAACGGCAAAAGTGAGGATGATTTGGCTTTCCTAAGATACGAACATGAATATCTAAATGCACACTGGGTAGAACTTCCCAATGAAGATTATGCACAAACTATTTTGAAAGTGTATGTTTTTGCAGTCTATCAAAAGCTGATGTATGAAGCATTATCTAATTCTGCTAATGAAGAACTTTCTGCAATTGCTCAGAAATCTTTGAAAGAAGTAAGATATCACTATACCCATGCTGCATCCTGGATGAAAATTTTTGCTCAGGGAACAGAAGAAAGCAAAACTCGTTTAGAAAAAGCAATTGAAGATATCTGGGAATATACAAAAGGATTATTCGCAAAAGTAGACGGAGAAGATGATTTAGCTATTTTAAATATCGTTCCTAATGTTGATGAGTTATACAAAGACTTCGTTGCCATTACAGAGAAAGACTTTCAGGATTTTGGATTAGAATATCCAGCGAATCCGTTTATGCAGCCAAAATCAAGAACAGGATATCATACAGAATATTTTGGATTTATTCTTTGTGAACTTCAGTATATGCAGAGAGCGTATCCGGGATGTACATGGTAG
- the paaD gene encoding 1,2-phenylacetyl-CoA epoxidase subunit PaaD produces the protein MNDLLNLLKTIPDPEIPVIDIVELGIVRDAQITGENTCEVIITPTYSACPAMFTIEEDIIKMMKENGWDAKVVTKMFPIWTTDWLTDEAREKLRVYGITPPEKGADEHHIGKPKKCPRCGSEHTKQISRFGSTLCKASYQCLDCLEPFDYFKCH, from the coding sequence ATGAACGATTTATTAAACTTATTAAAAACAATCCCAGATCCGGAAATTCCGGTCATTGATATTGTGGAATTAGGGATCGTAAGAGACGCACAAATCACAGGTGAAAATACTTGTGAAGTAATAATTACGCCTACTTATTCCGCTTGTCCTGCAATGTTCACCATTGAAGAGGATATTATCAAAATGATGAAAGAGAATGGATGGGATGCAAAGGTGGTGACCAAAATGTTTCCTATCTGGACAACAGACTGGTTGACGGATGAAGCAAGAGAAAAACTTAGGGTTTACGGGATCACGCCTCCTGAAAAAGGAGCAGACGAACATCATATCGGAAAACCGAAAAAATGTCCACGTTGCGGTTCTGAGCATACCAAACAGATCAGCAGATTCGGGTCTACCTTGTGTAAGGCTTCTTATCAATGCTTAGACTGTCTGGAGCCGTTTGATTATTTTAAATGCCATTAA
- a CDS encoding enoyl-CoA hydratase/isomerase family protein: MYTQLDIESHFDGKLKIAYLNQPETMNALTKPALADLRDFVKECSNDETVRCVAISGRGRAFCSGQNLDEAFVTGKEHHDQDIIRKIVVDYYNPLVTEVTRCKKPVIALVNGPAVGAGAMLALICDFVLANNKAYFSQAFSNIGLIPDTGGTYFLPKLLGRQLANYLAFTGKKLSAEESKSYGLVAEVFSEEEFGPKSMEILEKMANMPTAALKLTKKAFAQSYTNTLKEQLELEGDLQQEAAETEDFLEGVNAFLQKRKPNYKGK; encoded by the coding sequence ATGTATACACAACTCGATATTGAATCGCATTTTGACGGGAAGCTCAAAATAGCATATCTTAATCAGCCTGAAACAATGAATGCTCTTACAAAGCCTGCTTTGGCAGACTTGAGAGATTTTGTGAAAGAATGCAGTAATGATGAAACTGTAAGATGTGTTGCCATTTCCGGAAGAGGAAGAGCGTTTTGCTCCGGTCAGAATTTGGATGAAGCTTTCGTGACTGGTAAAGAGCACCATGATCAGGATATCATCAGAAAAATTGTGGTAGATTACTACAATCCGTTGGTTACCGAAGTTACTCGTTGTAAAAAGCCGGTTATTGCATTGGTAAACGGCCCAGCAGTAGGTGCAGGTGCTATGTTAGCATTAATCTGCGACTTTGTATTGGCAAACAACAAAGCCTATTTTTCACAGGCGTTTTCAAATATCGGTTTGATTCCTGATACAGGAGGAACTTATTTCTTACCGAAACTTTTAGGTAGACAATTAGCGAATTATTTAGCCTTCACAGGTAAAAAATTATCTGCCGAAGAATCTAAATCTTACGGTCTTGTTGCTGAGGTTTTCAGCGAAGAAGAATTCGGACCAAAATCAATGGAGATTCTTGAGAAAATGGCAAACATGCCAACAGCAGCCCTTAAACTGACGAAAAAAGCTTTTGCTCAATCTTATACAAACACTTTGAAAGAGCAGTTGGAACTTGAAGGAGATCTACAGCAGGAAGCTGCAGAAACAGAAGACTTCCTGGAGGGAGTAAATGCCTTTTTACAGAAAAGAAAACCTAATTATAAAGGAAAATAA
- a CDS encoding 3-hydroxyacyl-CoA dehydrogenase NAD-binding domain-containing protein — protein sequence MKNIGIIGAGTMGVGIAQVAATAGCKVVLFDANAPQIDKALSGLEKTLQKLAEKGKISQEKATEIRNNIAKGETLQDLKDSDLVIEAIIENKDIKTKVFTELETYVSENCIIGSNTSSISITSLGAELKKPERFIGIHFFNPAPLMPLVEVIPSLLTEKTLAEKIYNLMKDWGKTPVFAKDIPGFIVNRIARPYYGEGLRIVEENIATPEQVDEAMKTLGNFKMGPFELMDLIGVDVNFAVTTTVYKDYFYDPKYKPSLLQQRMSEAKLHGRKTGRGFYDYNEGAVKPEAQKDDALYQQIFLRIISMLINEAVEAKRLGVANDDDIELAMQKGVNYPKGLLSWGKEIGYSKISETLQNLYEEYQEERYRQSPLLRKL from the coding sequence ATGAAGAATATTGGAATTATTGGGGCAGGAACCATGGGCGTTGGAATTGCTCAGGTGGCTGCAACAGCAGGATGCAAGGTCGTTTTATTTGACGCCAATGCTCCACAAATAGATAAAGCACTTTCAGGCTTAGAGAAAACACTTCAAAAACTTGCCGAAAAAGGCAAGATTTCTCAGGAAAAAGCTACAGAAATCAGAAACAATATTGCTAAAGGTGAAACCCTGCAGGATTTAAAAGATTCTGATCTGGTTATTGAAGCAATCATTGAGAATAAAGACATCAAAACCAAGGTTTTTACAGAACTTGAAACCTATGTATCTGAAAACTGTATCATTGGTTCCAATACATCATCCATTTCCATCACCTCTCTTGGTGCAGAATTAAAGAAACCGGAGCGTTTCATCGGAATTCACTTCTTCAATCCGGCTCCTTTGATGCCGTTAGTGGAAGTAATTCCCTCTTTATTAACAGAAAAAACGTTAGCAGAAAAAATCTACAACCTCATGAAAGACTGGGGGAAAACACCTGTTTTTGCTAAGGATATTCCAGGATTTATTGTTAACAGAATTGCCCGCCCTTATTACGGTGAAGGATTAAGGATTGTTGAAGAAAACATTGCAACACCGGAACAGGTAGATGAAGCAATGAAAACCCTTGGAAACTTCAAAATGGGACCTTTTGAATTAATGGACCTTATTGGAGTTGACGTTAACTTTGCTGTAACAACTACTGTTTACAAAGATTATTTCTACGATCCGAAATACAAACCATCTCTATTGCAACAGAGAATGTCTGAGGCAAAACTTCACGGAAGAAAAACAGGAAGAGGTTTTTATGACTATAATGAAGGAGCGGTAAAACCTGAAGCCCAAAAAGATGATGCTCTTTATCAGCAGATTTTTTTAAGAATCATTTCAATGTTGATTAATGAAGCTGTAGAAGCTAAAAGATTAGGCGTTGCAAATGATGATGATATCGAATTGGCAATGCAGAAAGGTGTAAATTATCCAAAAGGATTATTAAGCTGGGGAAAAGAAATCGGATATTCAAAAATCTCTGAAACGCTGCAGAATCTTTACGAAGAATATCAGGAAGAAAGGTACAGACAAAGCCCTTTGCTTCGTAAACTATAA
- a CDS encoding PaaI family thioesterase: MNPRQVADYMFNQDYFSQWMNIKMIEVKENYCLIEMPIKKDMINGLKTVHGGVTFAFADSALAFSSNNTGNAAVALNCIINFTKAGKEGDTFRAESILVNDTRKTAVYDIKITNQNDELIAKFVGTVYKIGKKVIDL, from the coding sequence ATGAATCCAAGACAAGTTGCAGATTATATGTTCAATCAGGATTATTTTTCCCAATGGATGAATATCAAAATGATTGAAGTAAAAGAAAATTATTGCCTGATAGAAATGCCCATCAAAAAGGATATGATCAATGGGCTTAAAACAGTTCACGGAGGTGTTACGTTTGCTTTTGCTGACTCTGCGCTGGCATTTTCCTCCAACAATACGGGAAATGCCGCCGTAGCCTTGAATTGTATCATCAATTTTACCAAGGCAGGAAAAGAGGGTGATACTTTCAGGGCAGAAAGTATCTTGGTAAATGATACAAGAAAAACAGCTGTTTATGACATTAAAATCACCAATCAAAATGATGAGCTGATTGCAAAATTTGTCGGAACAGTCTATAAAATCGGAAAGAAAGTAATAGATCTTTAG
- the pcaF gene encoding 3-oxoadipyl-CoA thiolase, producing MNNVYIIDYVRTPISKLQGGLSEVRADDLAAIVIKEVVARNPEVPVEEIEDVIFGCANQAGEDNRNVARMGLLLAGLPYKIGGETVNRLCASGMSAVANAFRSIAAGEGEIYIAGGVEHMTRSPYVMSKPSAAFGRDSQMYDTTFGWRFVNPKMKEMYGVDGMGETAENLADMHQINREDQDKFALWSQQKATKAQENGRLAEEIVKVEIPQRKGDPIVFEKDEFIKPTSSMEVLGKLRPAFRKEGTVTAGNASGMNDGAAALILASEEAVKKYGLKPKAKILGSSVAGVEPRIMGIGPVEATQKLLKRLNLSLDDMDVIELNEAFAAQALAVTRSLGLQDDDTRINPNGGAIAIGHPLGVSGARIIGSAAMELQKQDKKYALCTLCIGVGQGYAMVIEKV from the coding sequence ATGAACAACGTATACATCATAGACTATGTAAGAACTCCTATTTCAAAACTACAAGGAGGACTATCAGAAGTAAGAGCCGATGATTTGGCCGCCATTGTTATCAAAGAAGTGGTGGCAAGAAACCCTGAAGTTCCTGTTGAGGAAATTGAGGATGTTATTTTCGGATGTGCAAACCAAGCAGGTGAAGATAACAGAAACGTAGCCAGAATGGGACTTTTATTAGCTGGGCTTCCTTATAAGATTGGAGGTGAAACGGTAAATAGACTTTGTGCTTCAGGAATGTCTGCCGTTGCTAATGCATTCCGTTCCATTGCAGCAGGAGAAGGAGAAATATATATTGCAGGTGGAGTAGAACACATGACGCGTTCTCCTTACGTGATGTCAAAACCAAGCGCAGCTTTCGGAAGAGACAGTCAGATGTATGATACAACTTTCGGATGGCGTTTTGTGAACCCGAAAATGAAAGAAATGTATGGTGTTGATGGTATGGGTGAAACTGCAGAGAACCTTGCTGATATGCATCAGATCAACAGAGAGGATCAGGATAAATTTGCCTTATGGTCTCAGCAAAAAGCAACAAAAGCTCAGGAAAATGGAAGACTGGCTGAAGAAATTGTAAAAGTTGAAATCCCACAAAGAAAAGGAGATCCTATCGTTTTTGAAAAAGACGAATTTATTAAGCCAACTTCATCAATGGAAGTATTAGGAAAACTTCGTCCGGCTTTCAGAAAAGAAGGAACGGTAACTGCCGGAAATGCTTCAGGAATGAATGACGGAGCAGCAGCCTTGATTCTTGCAAGTGAAGAAGCTGTAAAAAAATATGGACTAAAACCTAAGGCTAAGATTTTAGGATCTTCAGTAGCGGGTGTAGAACCTAGAATCATGGGAATTGGACCGGTAGAAGCTACACAAAAGCTTTTAAAAAGATTAAACCTTTCCCTTGATGATATGGATGTCATCGAGTTAAACGAAGCCTTTGCTGCACAAGCTTTAGCAGTAACAAGAAGCTTAGGTTTACAGGATGATGATACAAGAATAAATCCAAATGGTGGAGCTATTGCTATCGGTCACCCACTAGGGGTTTCCGGTGCAAGAATTATTGGTTCAGCAGCCATGGAGCTTCAGAAACAAGATAAGAAATATGCATTATGTACCCTTTGTATCGGTGTCGGACAAGGATATGCAATGGTTATTGAAAAAGTATAA
- a CDS encoding acyltransferase: MNIYSYHGIRPIIKSSAYIHPQAVIIGNVEIGEEVYIGPNAVIRGDWGKIIIKDGANVQENCTLHVFPNIETILEESAHIGHGAIIHSGHIGKNCLIGMNSVVMDKAYIGDESIVGALAFVPANFRCEPRKLIVGSPAKVIRDVSDEMIHWKTEGTKLYQELAREGKEAILPCEPFTEYVQQTPTKVVDYSIWDDIK; encoded by the coding sequence ATGAACATCTATTCATATCACGGTATCCGTCCTATTATAAAATCTTCTGCCTATATCCATCCACAAGCCGTTATAATCGGAAATGTGGAAATTGGTGAGGAAGTCTATATCGGCCCTAATGCAGTTATCCGTGGTGACTGGGGGAAAATTATCATTAAAGATGGAGCTAACGTTCAGGAAAATTGTACCCTGCATGTTTTCCCCAATATAGAAACAATTCTGGAAGAATCTGCACATATTGGTCATGGAGCGATCATTCACTCCGGTCACATTGGAAAAAATTGCTTAATCGGAATGAACTCTGTGGTGATGGACAAGGCATACATTGGTGACGAAAGCATTGTTGGTGCATTGGCTTTTGTGCCCGCCAACTTTAGATGTGAACCCAGAAAACTGATTGTAGGAAGCCCTGCAAAGGTTATCCGTGATGTTTCCGATGAAATGATTCATTGGAAGACTGAGGGAACAAAGTTATATCAGGAATTGGCAAGAGAAGGAAAAGAAGCAATATTACCTTGTGAGCCATTTACAGAATATGTACAGCAAACTCCTACGAAAGTGGTAGATTACAGTATCTGGGATGATATAAAATAA
- a CDS encoding alpha/beta hydrolase produces the protein MIKKAFILCSILFAVNFTVSAQTETTKPLTIGEVRTLKSKVLNEERTLNIYLPQGFDKTKSYPVIYLLDGSMNEDFIHVSGLVQFFNQMYSMPATIVVGIANIDRKRDFTFHTDLKDLQKDYPTTGHSDKFITFLEKELKPYIETQFKTTDKYLFGQSLGGLLATEILLKKPEMFNNYFIISPSLWWDDESLLKQAPQLLSKSPDTKKFVYVSVGKGEHPVMVKDAEAWYDVLKKSNKKNWTIEYKMMETDNHATILHRSLYEGLVKKFPYQEPK, from the coding sequence ATGATAAAGAAAGCTTTCATATTATGCAGTATTCTGTTTGCTGTTAACTTTACAGTGTCAGCACAGACAGAAACAACAAAACCACTTACCATTGGTGAAGTAAGGACGTTAAAATCCAAGGTTTTAAATGAAGAAAGAACATTGAATATTTATCTTCCTCAAGGATTTGATAAAACAAAATCCTATCCTGTTATTTATCTTCTGGATGGAAGTATGAACGAAGATTTTATCCATGTTTCGGGATTGGTGCAGTTCTTTAATCAAATGTATTCGATGCCTGCAACAATTGTAGTGGGAATTGCGAATATAGACAGAAAAAGAGATTTCACATTCCATACAGATCTAAAGGATTTACAAAAAGATTACCCTACAACAGGACATTCAGACAAGTTCATCACTTTTCTTGAAAAAGAATTAAAACCCTACATAGAAACCCAGTTCAAAACAACAGATAAATATTTGTTTGGTCAATCATTGGGCGGGCTTCTGGCAACGGAAATTCTATTGAAAAAACCTGAAATGTTCAATAACTACTTCATCATTAGCCCAAGTTTATGGTGGGACGATGAAAGTTTATTAAAACAAGCTCCTCAATTACTTTCAAAATCTCCGGATACTAAAAAGTTCGTTTATGTTTCTGTAGGAAAAGGAGAGCATCCGGTAATGGTAAAAGATGCCGAAGCCTGGTATGATGTTCTTAAAAAATCCAATAAGAAAAACTGGACAATTGAATATAAAATGATGGAAACAGACAACCATGCAACCATTCTTCACAGAAGTTTATATGAAGGATTGGTGAAGAAGTTTCCCTATCAGGAACCGAAATAA
- the paaZ gene encoding phenylacetic acid degradation bifunctional protein PaaZ, with product MEKLKNYIYGQWVEGTGAGIPLYNAVTGEQVAVSDTEGLNFQQALDYGRTVGYKNLSSMTFYDRGEMLKKVALYLLERKKKYYELSYKTGATHVDSWVDIEGGFGTFFTYSGLAKRMLPNTPFWVDGDTQKISANGTHLGTHILTPSEGVSVQINAYNFPVWGMLEKLSTSLLAGVPSIVKPSPFGSYLTNVVFQDMIESGVLPEGAVQLVCGEPGNILDYVQDGDSVLFTGSATTGRKLKSLPSVAGNAVRFNMEADSLNCSILGLEAKPGTPEFDLFIKEVRNEMTTKAGQKCTAIRRIIVPEHLIGDVQSALSKALDQTKIGNPLSRETRMGSLVGRQQYEEVLRKVNILKSETELVYDGKHELVDASYENGAFMSPKLFLNDKPFEKNISHDVEAFGPVSTLMPYKDAEEAAALAKRGKGSLVGSIISHDENFIAETSWKMASQHGRIFVLNRDNAKESTGHGSPLPTLMHGGPGRAGGGEEMGGLSGLHFFLQKTAIQGSPDVLKAITKIYQQGAEKKFSDKHPFQKYFEEVEVGDSLETAGRTVTDADIVNFSNVSWDHFYAHTDATSLTGTIFDKTVAHGYFILSAAAGLFVSGKKGPVIANYGLEECSFFKPVYAGDTITVYLTAKEKINRGVKGRNIPSGVVKWLVEVVNQRDEVVCVATILTLVAKQSPFIDLSVKNVQKILNGLTEKTPALWGKMSPQQMIEHLEQGVLVSLGEPEAEKCFTPEENIEKYQDSLYNHRKMPKDFIAPFLPQDGSLPEPVYKNLDAAKQSFIDNLKRFVVYYKENPQAEHLNFVFGKLNKEMWELMHKKHFTHHFEQFGLI from the coding sequence ATGGAAAAACTAAAAAACTATATCTACGGACAATGGGTAGAGGGAACCGGAGCAGGAATTCCTTTATACAATGCCGTAACAGGAGAACAGGTAGCAGTTTCCGATACAGAGGGACTAAACTTTCAACAGGCTCTAGATTATGGTAGAACTGTAGGATATAAAAACCTTTCTTCTATGACTTTCTATGATCGTGGAGAAATGTTGAAAAAAGTAGCGCTTTACCTACTGGAAAGAAAGAAAAAATATTACGAATTATCTTATAAAACAGGAGCTACACATGTTGATTCATGGGTGGATATTGAAGGAGGTTTCGGAACTTTCTTTACCTATTCAGGATTGGCGAAGAGAATGCTTCCTAATACCCCGTTTTGGGTAGATGGCGATACTCAGAAGATTTCTGCAAACGGAACCCATTTGGGAACTCACATTTTAACACCAAGTGAAGGAGTTTCTGTACAGATTAATGCCTACAACTTTCCTGTTTGGGGAATGTTAGAAAAGTTATCCACATCATTGTTAGCAGGAGTACCATCCATTGTAAAGCCATCACCTTTTGGCTCTTACCTTACCAATGTGGTATTTCAGGATATGATTGAAAGTGGAGTATTACCCGAGGGCGCTGTACAATTAGTGTGCGGAGAGCCTGGAAATATTCTGGATTATGTTCAGGATGGAGATTCTGTATTGTTTACAGGTTCTGCCACTACAGGAAGAAAGCTAAAGTCTCTTCCATCCGTTGCAGGAAATGCAGTTCGTTTCAATATGGAAGCAGATTCCCTGAATTGTTCAATCCTTGGATTAGAAGCAAAGCCGGGAACTCCTGAGTTTGATTTATTCATCAAAGAAGTTCGTAACGAAATGACCACAAAAGCAGGTCAGAAATGTACGGCCATCAGAAGAATTATTGTTCCTGAACATTTAATTGGTGATGTTCAGAGCGCTCTATCAAAAGCTTTAGACCAAACAAAAATAGGAAACCCATTAAGCAGAGAAACAAGAATGGGATCTTTGGTGGGAAGACAGCAATATGAAGAGGTTTTAAGAAAAGTAAACATTTTAAAATCAGAAACAGAGCTTGTATACGATGGAAAACATGAACTTGTAGATGCATCCTATGAAAACGGAGCATTTATGAGTCCTAAGTTATTCTTGAATGACAAGCCTTTTGAAAAAAATATCTCTCATGATGTAGAAGCTTTCGGACCGGTATCTACATTAATGCCTTACAAAGATGCTGAAGAAGCAGCTGCACTGGCAAAAAGAGGAAAAGGAAGCTTGGTAGGATCCATCATTTCTCATGATGAAAACTTTATTGCAGAAACATCATGGAAAATGGCTTCCCAACACGGAAGAATCTTTGTGTTGAACAGAGATAACGCCAAGGAAAGTACCGGACACGGTTCGCCACTTCCGACATTAATGCACGGAGGGCCTGGTAGAGCAGGAGGCGGTGAAGAAATGGGTGGTTTAAGCGGCCTACATTTCTTCCTGCAAAAAACAGCTATTCAGGGATCTCCGGATGTTCTGAAAGCAATTACCAAGATCTATCAGCAAGGGGCAGAGAAGAAGTTTTCAGACAAGCATCCTTTCCAGAAATACTTTGAGGAAGTTGAAGTGGGAGACTCTTTAGAAACAGCAGGAAGAACCGTTACCGATGCAGATATCGTGAACTTCTCCAATGTTTCGTGGGATCATTTCTATGCTCATACCGATGCGACAAGCTTAACGGGAACAATCTTTGATAAAACAGTTGCTCACGGATACTTTATTCTTTCAGCTGCGGCAGGATTATTTGTTTCCGGTAAAAAAGGACCTGTTATTGCTAATTATGGATTAGAAGAATGTAGTTTCTTCAAACCGGTATATGCAGGTGACACCATTACGGTTTATCTGACAGCAAAAGAGAAAATAAACAGAGGAGTAAAAGGAAGAAATATCCCTTCAGGAGTTGTAAAATGGTTAGTTGAGGTTGTAAACCAAAGAGATGAGGTAGTTTGTGTAGCTACTATCTTAACATTGGTGGCAAAGCAATCTCCTTTCATTGATCTGAGTGTGAAGAATGTTCAAAAGATCCTAAACGGATTAACGGAAAAAACTCCTGCATTATGGGGTAAAATGTCTCCACAGCAAATGATCGAGCACCTTGAACAAGGGGTATTGGTAAGTTTAGGAGAACCTGAAGCTGAGAAATGCTTTACTCCGGAAGAGAATATTGAAAAATATCAGGATTCTCTTTACAACCACCGAAAAATGCCAAAAGATTTTATCGCTCCGTTTTTACCACAGGATGGTTCACTTCCGGAACCTGTATACAAGAATCTGGATGCTGCAAAACAGTCATTCATTGATAATCTGAAAAGATTTGTGGTTTATTACAAAGAAAATCCGCAGGCAGAACATCTGAACTTTGTATTTGGAAAACTGAACAAGGAAATGTGGGAGCTGATGCACAAAAAGCATTTTACCCATCATTTTGAACAGTTTGGATTAATTTAA
- a CDS encoding bacteriocin-like protein: MKNLKKLSRNELRSLKGGGPVWSCTPHSCPPGVCCIPGRWPDLAAACVICAGS; the protein is encoded by the coding sequence ATGAAAAACTTAAAAAAACTTTCAAGAAATGAATTGAGATCTCTTAAAGGAGGCGGCCCAGTCTGGTCCTGTACTCCTCATTCTTGTCCTCCGGGAGTATGTTGTATCCCCGGAAGATGGCCAGACCTTGCAGCAGCATGTGTAATATGTGCAGGTTCTTAG
- a CDS encoding DUF4241 domain-containing protein — translation MDDNWMQKWEEVKNTLISPVDIETYFTSEEIMDQKMEVMEIGNVSLPSGKVIVRDPLVYLNAKEKPYFVDVPKGNFPVSIAVVKLEDWGDRYAAVKVEFTKEEPVIYREALIGIEELDGTNEGEFFGFTVDAGLACVADPEVVPYVEKFISELDVDNIYDDYFAELFAKNYKENPANQRDLGDWINWTVPNTEYQIPIFASGVGDGIYPVYFAYDEQDNICGLYIHFIDIELELSEEEEYDEDEDDDSSDQPDNFVFLK, via the coding sequence ATGGACGACAACTGGATGCAAAAATGGGAAGAAGTAAAAAATACTCTTATATCTCCTGTAGATATTGAAACGTATTTTACTTCAGAGGAAATTATGGATCAGAAGATGGAAGTGATGGAAATAGGAAATGTTTCCCTGCCATCAGGAAAAGTAATTGTAAGAGATCCGCTTGTGTATTTAAATGCAAAGGAGAAGCCCTATTTTGTGGATGTGCCTAAAGGAAATTTTCCGGTATCAATTGCCGTGGTAAAGCTAGAGGACTGGGGTGATCGATATGCAGCTGTAAAAGTAGAGTTTACAAAAGAAGAACCAGTTATCTACAGAGAAGCATTAATCGGAATAGAAGAACTTGACGGAACCAATGAGGGAGAATTTTTTGGATTTACCGTAGATGCCGGTTTAGCATGTGTTGCAGACCCGGAAGTAGTTCCATATGTAGAAAAATTTATTTCAGAGCTGGATGTAGACAATATTTATGATGATTATTTTGCAGAACTTTTTGCAAAAAACTATAAAGAAAACCCTGCAAACCAAAGAGATCTTGGAGACTGGATTAATTGGACGGTTCCCAATACAGAATATCAGATCCCCATATTTGCAAGTGGAGTAGGAGATGGAATATATCCCGTTTACTTTGCTTACGATGAGCAGGATAACATATGTGGACTTTATATTCACTTTATCGATATAGAATTGGAGCTATCCGAAGAGGAAGAATATGATGAAGATGAAGACGATGATTCTTCAGATCAGCCTGATAACTTTGTTTTTCTAAAATAA
- a CDS encoding SMUG2 DNA glycosylase family protein produces MNKTFANQVITFNENLSYSGDLPDGFEVLNPYMNNPETLEVMQKFYHKYYNDSNKRKFIIGINPSRHGAGVTGVPFTDTKRLESVCGIKMKSVHTHEVSSVFMYDMIEDYGGADLFYKDIYINSPFPLAIVRKTKNGWLNANYYDDKELFAAVKDFMIDSLKKHISLNLDTSEVFILGKKNAEFISKLNKEAKLFDTMTVLEHPRYIQQYKSKEKQLYIDKYIVALKTKPLNIS; encoded by the coding sequence ATGAATAAAACTTTTGCAAATCAGGTTATCACTTTCAATGAAAATCTGAGCTATTCAGGAGATCTTCCCGATGGTTTTGAGGTATTGAACCCCTATATGAATAATCCGGAAACGCTGGAGGTTATGCAAAAGTTTTATCACAAATACTATAATGATTCCAACAAAAGAAAATTCATCATTGGAATTAACCCCAGCCGTCATGGTGCAGGAGTTACAGGTGTTCCGTTTACCGATACGAAAAGGCTGGAAAGCGTTTGTGGAATAAAAATGAAGTCTGTCCATACCCACGAAGTTTCCTCTGTTTTTATGTATGACATGATTGAAGATTATGGTGGTGCAGACCTGTTTTACAAAGATATTTATATCAATTCACCTTTCCCGCTGGCTATTGTAAGAAAAACAAAGAATGGATGGCTCAATGCCAATTATTATGACGATAAAGAATTGTTTGCAGCAGTAAAGGACTTTATGATAGATTCCTTAAAGAAACATATCAGCCTGAATCTGGATACTTCAGAGGTTTTCATTTTGGGTAAAAAGAATGCAGAATTTATTTCAAAACTCAATAAGGAAGCAAAATTGTTTGATACAATGACTGTTTTGGAGCATCCCAGATACATCCAGCAGTACAAGTCTAAAGAAAAGCAACTCTATATAGATAAATACATTGTAGCATTAAAAACAAAACCCTTAAACATTAGTTAA